The following proteins come from a genomic window of Desmospora profundinema:
- a CDS encoding NAD(P)-dependent alcohol dehydrogenase encodes MKAIVYTEYGSPDVLELKELEKPVPKENEVLIKVHAVSANAGDWHLLRGTPFLLRFVYGILKPKNQVLGSDVAGRVEAVGSSVTQFQVGDEVFGDLSGYGFGGYAEYVCAHENTFAPKPDNVSFEEAAAIPAAAVTALQGLRDKGHIQKGQKVLINGASGGVGTFAVQIAKSFGAEVTGVCSTGKMDLVRSIGADHVIDYTQEDFTRNKERYDLILAANGYHPILDYKRALSSKGTYVMTGGSNAQMFQAMLLGPWISMLGSKKMGNLLVRPNQKDLVFLKGLVEAGKINPVIDRRYPLREVPEAIRYLEEGHARGKVVITVE; translated from the coding sequence ATGAAAGCCATTGTATACACAGAATACGGATCACCCGATGTTCTTGAATTAAAAGAGTTAGAAAAACCTGTTCCCAAGGAGAATGAAGTGCTGATAAAAGTTCACGCCGTTTCTGCAAATGCAGGCGACTGGCATCTCCTGAGAGGCACTCCATTTTTGCTTCGATTCGTATACGGAATTTTAAAACCAAAAAACCAGGTTCTCGGTTCGGATGTAGCGGGACGGGTTGAGGCGGTGGGTAGCAGCGTCACACAGTTTCAGGTCGGTGACGAGGTATTTGGTGATCTGTCCGGATATGGTTTCGGTGGTTATGCCGAGTATGTATGCGCTCATGAAAATACATTTGCACCCAAACCTGACAATGTATCCTTTGAAGAAGCGGCGGCCATACCAGCGGCAGCAGTGACTGCCTTACAGGGTTTACGTGATAAGGGACACATTCAGAAAGGGCAAAAAGTTTTAATCAATGGTGCCTCTGGTGGTGTGGGTACGTTTGCGGTACAAATTGCAAAATCGTTCGGGGCCGAAGTTACTGGCGTATGCAGCACAGGGAAAATGGATTTGGTTCGTTCGATTGGTGCCGATCATGTCATTGATTACACGCAAGAGGATTTCACCCGAAATAAAGAGCGCTATGATCTGATTCTTGCTGCGAATGGATATCATCCGATTTTAGATTATAAGCGAGCATTGAGTTCCAAAGGAACGTATGTCATGACAGGAGGTTCCAATGCTCAAATGTTTCAGGCCATGCTCTTGGGACCGTGGATATCCATGCTGGGGAGTAAAAAAATGGGTAACTTGTTAGTTAGACCCAACCAAAAGGATCTGGTCTTTTTAAAAGGGCTCGTTGAAGCGGGTAAGATAAACCCTGTTATCGATAGACGTTATCCCTTACGTGAGGTTCCTGAAGCGATCCGGTATCTTGAAGAAGGACATGCACGAGGAAAAGTCGTTATCACAGTGGAATAA
- a CDS encoding glycosyl hydrolase family 18 protein, which produces MNQEYPLKRKRRKKPGKWILILAVTCILTLSAGWLYASEAVTTYSKDKKSTQAAKATEQETELFNSLEGTKVEDKEEENHKEEWTAPVSEKEKEQFLQSIIDHQQREATRLSKQQSQQTDKSKNPSHPKDKQETATPSKENDHHSHSDKKEAPQEPETTNKNSTPPSTHQEESTKQSPPETNPPQPSNPNPNPNPNTNPPQEEHKLKVAVWFPFWMQTSATNALKNHADVIDSTGFFWYRLTPEGEVTRMKYADHANEEAMRIAKEKGILVIPTIANVEEWSRGEEYKQELNNQIGTPEAREVLTDRLVKWVLDNGFDGLDFNYEVMFAEERDNYASFIELMAQKLHQHNKKITISGWADPHQGEDMARLGKAVDQVRFMSYHVHGEELKSYIERWKQEVPAHKIYVGYHVFSPKQVHGEQGQKLLTYQQVSKILREHQPQIQRNPDGTGTFTYQEEGKTVTVTVRDEQTLSKTVDYVNQHHPDIGGFVSWHIGAENPKTWDVLRENLK; this is translated from the coding sequence ATGAATCAGGAATATCCATTGAAGCGAAAACGACGGAAGAAACCGGGCAAATGGATTCTCATCCTTGCCGTTACTTGCATCCTCACCCTTTCTGCCGGTTGGCTCTATGCTTCCGAGGCGGTTACAACCTACAGCAAAGATAAAAAGAGCACCCAAGCGGCAAAAGCCACCGAGCAGGAAACCGAGTTATTCAATTCCTTAGAAGGAACCAAAGTAGAAGATAAAGAAGAAGAAAATCATAAGGAAGAATGGACGGCACCCGTTAGTGAAAAAGAGAAGGAGCAATTTCTCCAGAGCATCATTGACCATCAACAACGAGAGGCTACACGCCTATCGAAACAACAATCTCAACAAACCGATAAAAGTAAGAACCCTTCCCATCCCAAAGATAAACAAGAAACAGCAACGCCATCCAAAGAAAATGACCATCACTCTCACTCCGATAAAAAAGAGGCTCCCCAAGAGCCGGAAACCACAAATAAGAACTCAACACCACCCTCCACTCATCAGGAGGAGTCAACCAAACAATCACCACCAGAGACAAACCCTCCCCAACCATCCAATCCTAACCCTAATCCCAATCCCAATACCAACCCTCCACAAGAGGAGCATAAATTGAAGGTAGCGGTATGGTTCCCTTTCTGGATGCAGACAAGTGCAACCAACGCTTTAAAGAACCATGCCGATGTGATCGATTCTACCGGATTTTTCTGGTATCGGCTGACTCCAGAGGGCGAAGTTACCCGCATGAAATATGCGGATCATGCCAATGAAGAGGCGATGCGCATCGCCAAAGAAAAAGGCATTTTAGTCATCCCTACTATTGCCAATGTAGAAGAGTGGAGTCGGGGAGAGGAGTATAAACAAGAGTTAAATAACCAGATCGGTACTCCTGAAGCACGAGAAGTGTTGACTGATCGCCTCGTCAAATGGGTGCTGGATAACGGATTTGATGGACTGGATTTCAACTATGAAGTGATGTTTGCGGAAGAACGGGACAATTATGCCAGCTTTATTGAGCTAATGGCACAGAAACTCCATCAGCATAACAAGAAAATTACAATCTCAGGCTGGGCAGATCCTCATCAAGGAGAAGATATGGCGCGCCTAGGAAAAGCAGTCGACCAGGTACGATTTATGAGTTACCACGTGCATGGGGAAGAGCTGAAGAGTTATATCGAGCGTTGGAAGCAAGAAGTACCCGCCCATAAGATTTACGTGGGTTATCATGTATTTTCGCCAAAACAGGTACACGGCGAGCAAGGACAGAAATTGTTGACCTATCAGCAGGTAAGCAAAATTTTACGTGAGCACCAACCGCAGATTCAGAGAAATCCCGATGGAACAGGAACCTTTACTTATCAAGAAGAGGGGAAAACGGTTACCGTCACCGTAAGGGATGAGCAAACCTTAAGTAAAACCGTCGACTATGTTAACCAGCACCATCCGGATATCGGTGGTTTTGTCAGCTGGCACATTGGAGCCGAAAACCCCAAAACGTGGGATGTTCTGCGTGAGAATTTGAAGTAA
- a CDS encoding D-glycero-alpha-D-manno-heptose-1,7-bisphosphate 7-phosphatase: MILRKNYRRKTLCIAINRNGGREWSEEKVREIGLMKKHKAVFLDRDGVLNEVKTDRVHFVNRPKKLYLLDGVPEAISLLRKCGYSIYIVTNQGGVGLGYMKSRTLDEIHKKLKRDLVEKNPRALIDDIAACTHKPQEKCRCRKPKPGMILSLAQKHDIDLSRSWMVGDRNSDMEAGKRAGCQTVKVTQGYSLLDFAEELYKQESSSLS; the protein is encoded by the coding sequence ATGATTTTAAGGAAAAATTATCGCCGAAAAACGCTATGTATTGCAATCAACCGGAATGGAGGGCGAGAATGGAGTGAAGAGAAAGTGAGGGAGATAGGTTTGATGAAAAAACATAAAGCCGTTTTTTTGGATCGAGATGGCGTCCTGAATGAAGTAAAAACGGACCGGGTTCATTTTGTAAACCGCCCGAAGAAATTGTACCTTTTGGATGGAGTTCCGGAAGCGATCTCCTTATTGCGGAAGTGCGGTTATTCCATCTATATCGTGACCAATCAGGGCGGTGTCGGATTAGGGTATATGAAATCTCGTACCCTTGATGAGATCCATAAAAAGTTGAAAAGGGATCTGGTTGAGAAGAATCCTCGTGCGTTGATTGATGATATTGCAGCTTGCACTCATAAACCGCAAGAGAAATGCAGATGCCGGAAACCGAAACCGGGGATGATTTTATCCCTCGCACAAAAGCATGATATCGATCTGTCCCGTTCATGGATGGTGGGGGATCGGAATTCCGATATGGAAGCCGGAAAGAGAGCCGGATGCCAAACAGTAAAGGTTACTCAGGGTTACTCATTACTTGATTTTGCGGAGGAGTTATACAAACAGGAATCTTCTTCCTTATCATGA
- a CDS encoding MFS transporter, translating to MYHSKAREQINIGLKENLTLFALLVVVNLFVGSMIGLERTVLPLLGEKVFGLASASAALSFIVSFGFTKAIVNILAGRMADWIGRKQVLIAGWFVGLFVPLIVIWADSWWWIVIANILLGINQGLTWSMTVNMKVDLVTAKQRGLAIGLNEFAGYIGVALATVLSAYIASQYHLRPEPFYLGIGFVGIGLILSLMVTDTGSHLKLQSRQQNQTESNQQMSTRNVFRRASWKDPTLSNCSFAGLSTNLKDGMAWGLFPLFFASAGLAIGQIGIIVALYPAAWGIFQLFTGALSDRIGRKWLIASGMWLQALSIWWILFLDSFVSWVIGAILLGLGTAMVYPTLQAAISDVSPPEWRASALGVYRFWRDSGYAFGALIAGILVDVLNISWAIGLVALLPLLAGITTVFRMKETLKT from the coding sequence GTGTATCATTCCAAAGCCCGAGAACAAATAAATATCGGCTTAAAGGAAAATTTGACTCTGTTTGCCTTGCTGGTCGTTGTTAATCTCTTTGTCGGATCCATGATCGGGTTGGAACGGACGGTACTTCCCCTTCTGGGAGAAAAGGTTTTTGGCCTGGCTTCTGCAAGCGCGGCCTTGTCGTTTATCGTCAGTTTTGGGTTCACTAAAGCCATTGTGAATATCCTGGCCGGCCGTATGGCTGATTGGATTGGACGAAAGCAAGTATTGATCGCCGGCTGGTTCGTGGGATTGTTTGTTCCTTTGATAGTCATTTGGGCCGATTCCTGGTGGTGGATTGTCATTGCCAATATCCTTTTGGGAATAAATCAAGGGTTGACTTGGTCGATGACAGTCAATATGAAAGTGGATCTGGTTACCGCCAAACAAAGAGGGTTGGCCATCGGTTTGAATGAATTTGCGGGATATATCGGTGTTGCCTTGGCTACCGTCCTTTCCGCCTACATTGCGTCACAATATCATCTACGACCAGAGCCGTTTTATCTAGGTATCGGTTTTGTTGGAATAGGATTGATTTTATCCCTAATGGTAACGGACACAGGATCCCACTTAAAACTACAATCCCGACAACAAAATCAAACGGAATCCAATCAACAGATGTCAACGAGGAACGTGTTCCGGAGAGCCTCGTGGAAAGACCCCACTCTGTCCAACTGCAGTTTTGCCGGTTTGTCCACCAATTTAAAAGACGGCATGGCTTGGGGATTGTTTCCGCTGTTTTTCGCTTCGGCGGGTTTGGCTATCGGACAAATTGGGATCATCGTCGCTCTCTATCCCGCCGCTTGGGGTATTTTCCAGTTGTTTACGGGAGCGTTGAGCGATCGGATTGGACGCAAATGGTTGATCGCCTCCGGTATGTGGCTACAGGCCTTATCCATTTGGTGGATTCTCTTTCTGGACTCCTTTGTGTCTTGGGTTATCGGTGCCATTTTATTGGGATTGGGTACCGCCATGGTTTACCCGACGCTTCAGGCCGCGATCAGTGACGTTTCACCTCCCGAATGGAGAGCCTCCGCATTGGGTGTCTACCGCTTCTGGCGCGACAGTGGTTATGCTTTTGGTGCTTTGATCGCAGGAATTCTGGTCGATGTATTGAATATTTCTTGGGCAATCGGGTTGGTGGCATTGCTGCCATTGTTGGCGGGGATCACAACAGTCTTCCGTATGAAAGAAACGTTGAAAACTTAA
- a CDS encoding MBL fold metallo-hydrolase, producing MIFRQYLHTNPIAISYLFGCGSKAQGVVVDPVEDIDFYIEEAKKLGLNIEYVFDTHLHADHISGGRKLAEQTGAPYILHRSVDVQYDFAAVDDGDEIMAGNTKIKILHTPGHTPEHISLLVSDTPRGDEPWFVVTGHTLMVGDVGRTELASSLKKGAYDLHDSLFNKLMKLDDHVEVYPGAYSGSVCGRFLSGKPSSTIGFEKRLNKALQKQSKEEFVEFMTKDLPPQPENYKKIRKINEGKVNQ from the coding sequence ATGATTTTCCGTCAATACTTACACACGAATCCGATTGCCATTTCCTATCTGTTTGGCTGTGGAAGCAAAGCGCAAGGGGTTGTAGTGGATCCTGTTGAAGACATCGACTTTTATATTGAAGAAGCCAAAAAACTGGGTTTAAACATTGAATATGTCTTTGACACACACCTGCATGCCGACCATATTTCCGGGGGAAGGAAATTGGCCGAACAAACCGGTGCCCCATACATCCTGCACCGTTCTGTGGATGTTCAATATGACTTTGCTGCGGTGGATGATGGAGATGAGATCATGGCTGGAAATACCAAAATCAAGATTTTGCATACCCCCGGCCACACTCCGGAACACATCTCCCTTTTGGTTTCGGATACCCCCCGAGGAGATGAACCCTGGTTTGTTGTAACCGGTCATACGCTGATGGTGGGAGATGTCGGACGTACGGAACTTGCATCCTCCTTGAAAAAAGGGGCTTATGATCTGCATGACAGCTTGTTTAATAAACTGATGAAACTGGATGACCACGTTGAAGTTTATCCAGGAGCCTATTCCGGCTCTGTCTGCGGTCGGTTCTTAAGCGGTAAACCTTCTTCGACGATTGGTTTTGAAAAGCGCTTGAACAAGGCCTTGCAAAAACAATCCAAAGAAGAGTTTGTGGAATTTATGACCAAAGATCTTCCCCCGCAGCCGGAGAACTATAAGAAAATCAGGAAAATCAATGAGGGTAAAGTAAACCAATAA
- a CDS encoding ArsR/SmtB family transcription factor: MNSNSRSFKDAIYAQFARIGKALSSPRRLEVLDLLSQSPKTVETLSRETGMSVANVSQHLQTLLEARLVHFQKKGTYAIYRLSDPKINRMLLLMQELSSDLLAEVKQLRDEFLDNHDVLEPIGIDELKSRFQDEDLVLIDVRHREEYEFAHIPGALSIPIQELEQHLSQLPQDKKIIAYCRGRYCVYAAEAVQKFRSHGLEASRLEDGVREWKELISR, from the coding sequence GTGAACTCGAATTCCCGTTCGTTTAAGGATGCAATATACGCCCAATTTGCCCGAATCGGTAAAGCATTATCCAGTCCCCGTCGATTGGAAGTTCTCGATCTGCTGTCTCAAAGCCCCAAAACCGTTGAAACATTGTCTCGTGAAACAGGCATGAGTGTGGCTAATGTTTCTCAGCACCTGCAAACCCTTCTGGAAGCCCGTTTGGTTCACTTTCAAAAGAAAGGTACCTACGCTATTTACCGGTTATCCGATCCGAAGATCAATCGAATGCTTCTGTTAATGCAGGAACTGAGCTCCGATTTATTAGCTGAAGTCAAGCAACTTCGGGATGAGTTTTTAGATAATCATGATGTACTGGAACCGATCGGAATCGACGAATTGAAGTCACGTTTTCAAGATGAGGATCTCGTATTAATCGATGTTCGTCATCGGGAAGAGTACGAATTTGCCCATATTCCGGGAGCGTTGTCCATACCGATACAAGAGTTGGAACAACATCTATCTCAACTTCCACAAGATAAAAAAATAATAGCCTATTGCCGCGGTCGCTATTGTGTTTATGCAGCCGAAGCGGTCCAAAAGTTCCGTTCTCATGGTTTAGAAGCGAGTCGTTTGGAGGACGGGGTACGGGAATGGAAAGAGCTGATCAGCCGATAA